The Streptomyces pactum genome contains a region encoding:
- a CDS encoding FMN-binding protein encodes MRKSHPVRRAVLAGAATVSGIVLLLSLKPASDPGSASAAGGAAPPVAAQSPQGGRGAGAGTVTGDAASTQYGPVQVRLTVNDGKITGAEAVQAPKGGQSDQVTADAVPRLNQAAVTAGNADIDAVSGATYTSAGYKQSLQSALDKVAAGSAGQGSGGQGSGGAGSGGPDAGGAGSGGGAQGTQTLTGAVARTQYGPVQVRVTVSGGKITNAEALQAPEGGQSDQVTADAVPRLNQAAVTAGNADIDAVSGATYTSAGYKQSLQSALDRAGG; translated from the coding sequence ATGAGGAAAAGCCACCCCGTTCGGCGTGCCGTGCTCGCCGGCGCCGCGACCGTGTCCGGGATCGTGCTGCTGCTGTCGTTGAAACCGGCGTCCGACCCGGGCTCCGCCTCGGCGGCGGGCGGCGCGGCCCCGCCCGTGGCCGCGCAGTCGCCGCAGGGCGGCCGGGGCGCGGGGGCCGGCACGGTGACGGGCGACGCGGCCAGTACCCAGTACGGCCCCGTGCAGGTCCGGCTCACGGTGAACGACGGGAAGATCACGGGCGCCGAGGCCGTGCAGGCGCCCAAGGGCGGGCAGAGCGACCAGGTCACCGCCGACGCCGTACCCAGACTCAACCAGGCCGCCGTCACCGCCGGCAACGCCGACATCGACGCCGTCTCCGGCGCCACCTACACCAGCGCCGGATACAAGCAGTCGTTGCAGTCGGCACTGGACAAGGTGGCCGCCGGATCCGCCGGACAGGGCTCGGGCGGACAGGGCTCGGGCGGTGCGGGCTCAGGCGGACCGGACGCGGGCGGTGCGGGCTCGGGCGGTGGCGCCCAGGGAACTCAGACGCTCACCGGCGCCGTCGCGCGCACCCAGTACGGGCCCGTACAGGTCCGGGTCACCGTCAGCGGCGGGAAGATCACGAACGCCGAGGCCCTCCAGGCGCCCGAGGGCGGGCAGAGCGACCAGGTCACCGCCGACGCCGTACCCAGACTCAACCAGGCCGCCGTCACCGCCGGCAACGCCGACATCGACGCCGTCTCCGGCGCCACCTACACCAGCGCCGGATACAAGCAGTCGTTGCAGTCGGCACTGGACCGGGCCGGTGGCTGA
- a CDS encoding ferredoxin reductase family protein: protein MTTTLAGGRAARRQTMRRIRPRRSPAVPLLLAVWAGAAGVLWLWWRNTPAISDQTGMLLNAGRITGLLAGYLMALVVLQMARVPALERRVGSDRVARWHAMTGRYTLCLVLAHVFLIMWGYAAQAGKGLGDIVQQTVGSVNQLPDMGKAAVGTGLLVLIGVLSIGPVRRRIPYDAWYHVHLLTYAAVFLTFWHQLTTGNDFAVEPVAKTVWYALYGTVTALVLWYRVLTPLRLNLRHRMRVEAVIEETPGIVSVLIGGRRLHRMGAEAGQFFRWRFLAPGMRFSSHPYSLSAAPRPDMLRITVKAIGDHSARLRELEPGTRVWAEGPYGALTAQRRSRGKVLLVAGGVGITPMRALFETLPGASGDITLLYRANSTQDLALWDELAGIAEERGARLMYAVNSPDGERPDISAESLSRKIPDVDRHDVFLCGPPGFAQSVYEALRGAGVPARRIHHESFEM from the coding sequence GTGACCACCACGCTCGCCGGCGGCCGTGCCGCCCGCCGTCAGACGATGCGGCGCATCCGTCCGCGCCGCTCCCCCGCCGTCCCCCTGCTGCTCGCCGTGTGGGCGGGCGCGGCGGGCGTGTTGTGGCTGTGGTGGCGCAACACGCCCGCCATCTCCGACCAGACCGGCATGCTCCTGAACGCGGGCCGGATCACCGGCCTGCTCGCCGGGTACCTGATGGCGCTGGTGGTGCTCCAGATGGCGCGCGTGCCGGCGCTGGAGCGGCGGGTGGGCTCCGACCGGGTCGCCCGCTGGCACGCCATGACCGGCCGCTACACCCTGTGCCTGGTCCTCGCCCACGTCTTCCTGATCATGTGGGGGTACGCCGCCCAGGCCGGCAAGGGCCTCGGCGACATCGTGCAGCAGACGGTCGGCTCCGTGAACCAGTTGCCGGACATGGGCAAGGCCGCCGTCGGCACCGGGCTGCTGGTCCTCATCGGAGTGCTGTCCATCGGCCCGGTCCGGCGCCGGATCCCGTACGACGCCTGGTACCACGTGCACCTGCTCACCTACGCGGCGGTGTTCCTGACCTTCTGGCACCAGCTCACCACCGGTAACGACTTCGCCGTCGAGCCGGTCGCGAAGACCGTCTGGTACGCGCTGTACGGGACGGTGACCGCGCTCGTCCTCTGGTACCGGGTCCTGACCCCCCTCCGCCTCAACCTGCGGCACCGGATGCGGGTCGAGGCGGTGATCGAGGAGACGCCCGGGATCGTGTCGGTGCTGATCGGCGGGCGCAGGCTGCACCGGATGGGCGCGGAGGCCGGGCAGTTCTTCCGCTGGCGGTTCCTGGCACCGGGGATGCGGTTCAGCTCCCACCCGTACTCGCTGTCGGCGGCGCCGCGCCCGGACATGCTGCGGATCACCGTGAAGGCGATCGGCGACCACAGCGCCCGGCTGCGCGAGCTGGAGCCCGGCACCCGGGTGTGGGCGGAGGGCCCGTACGGCGCGCTGACCGCCCAGCGCCGCAGCCGGGGCAAGGTGCTGCTGGTGGCGGGCGGGGTGGGGATCACGCCGATGCGGGCGCTGTTCGAGACGCTGCCCGGCGCGTCCGGTGACATCACCCTGCTGTACCGGGCCAACAGCACCCAGGACCTGGCCCTGTGGGACGAGCTCGCCGGGATCGCCGAGGAACGCGGGGCCCGGCTGATGTACGCGGTCAACAGCCCGGACGGGGAGCGCCCCGACATCTCGGCGGAGAGCCTCAGCCGCAAGATCCCGGACGTCGACCGCCACGACGTCTTCCTGTGCGGGCCGCCCGGCTTCGCCCAGTCGGTGTACGAGGCACTGCGCGGCGCGGGAGTCCCCGCCCGCCGTATCCATCACGAGTCGTTCGAGATGTGA
- a CDS encoding L,D-transpeptidase family protein translates to MRPGVVAALVSATLLVLGAAPAGGPPPRPLPARMAETGGGSQLITAVAPETGSTEGRVTWWDRRGGASGGRWVRAGSAPARFGAGGLADGATRVQGTNTTPTGLYDLPYAFGIEPAPRGTAYRYRPVRQDSWWCQDNASRSYNRWTEPRPADCRAAEAEHLITYPAQYAHALVVGFNYHRPVRGRGAGIFLHVDGRGATAGCVSVPAEAMRRVLRWADPAARPHIAIGTSGGATAITRY, encoded by the coding sequence ATGCGCCCCGGTGTCGTCGCCGCCCTCGTTTCCGCCACCCTCCTCGTGCTCGGTGCCGCGCCCGCCGGCGGGCCCCCGCCCCGGCCGCTGCCGGCCCGGATGGCGGAGACCGGCGGCGGCAGCCAGTTGATCACCGCGGTCGCGCCGGAGACCGGTTCGACCGAGGGCCGGGTCACCTGGTGGGACCGCAGGGGCGGCGCGAGCGGCGGGCGGTGGGTGCGGGCGGGTTCCGCGCCGGCCCGCTTCGGCGCCGGCGGACTGGCCGACGGGGCGACGCGCGTCCAAGGCACCAACACCACTCCGACCGGCCTGTACGACCTGCCGTACGCCTTCGGCATCGAACCGGCGCCGCGCGGGACGGCGTACCGGTACCGCCCGGTGCGCCAGGACTCCTGGTGGTGCCAGGACAACGCCTCCCGCTCCTACAACCGCTGGACCGAACCCCGCCCCGCCGACTGCCGCGCCGCCGAGGCCGAGCACCTGATCACCTACCCGGCGCAGTACGCGCACGCCCTGGTCGTCGGCTTCAACTACCACCGTCCGGTGCGCGGACGTGGCGCGGGCATCTTCCTGCACGTCGACGGGCGCGGGGCGACGGCCGGTTGCGTCTCGGTGCCCGCGGAGGCGATGCGCCGCGTCCTGCGGTGGGCCGACCCGGCGGCCCGGCCGCACATCGCGATCGGCACCTCGGGCGGGGCGACGGCGATCACTCGCTACTGA
- a CDS encoding pyridoxamine 5'-phosphate oxidase family protein, whose protein sequence is MGKTYERIDGRLRTFIEAQPLFFTATAPLAGDGTVNLSPKGLTGSFAVLDELTVAYLDFAGSTAETVAHLRENGRITLMWCAFQGPPNIVRVHGRGEPVLRDDPRFPELLTHFPDIDATPHGLRAIIVVTAELIRDSCGYAVPFMSYDSDRDLHGKRFAREDDASLSAYFAKKDHIATSLDGLPGLPLPLPPSTV, encoded by the coding sequence ATGGGAAAGACTTATGAACGCATAGACGGCAGACTCCGCACCTTCATCGAGGCGCAGCCCCTCTTCTTCACCGCCACCGCTCCCCTGGCCGGCGACGGCACGGTCAACCTGTCCCCCAAGGGCCTCACGGGCAGTTTCGCGGTGCTCGACGAACTCACCGTGGCCTACCTCGACTTCGCCGGCTCCACCGCCGAGACCGTCGCCCACCTGCGGGAGAACGGGCGGATCACCCTCATGTGGTGCGCCTTCCAGGGACCGCCGAACATCGTCCGGGTGCACGGCCGGGGCGAACCCGTCCTCCGCGACGACCCCCGTTTCCCGGAGCTGCTCACCCACTTCCCGGACATCGACGCCACCCCGCACGGGCTGCGCGCGATCATCGTCGTCACCGCCGAGCTCATCCGCGACTCCTGCGGTTACGCCGTCCCCTTCATGTCGTACGACAGCGACCGCGACCTGCACGGCAAGCGATTCGCACGCGAGGACGACGCCTCGCTCAGCGCGTACTTCGCCAAGAAGGACCACATCGCGACGAGCCTGGACGGCCTTCCCGGGCTGCCGTTGCCGCTGCCCCCGTCTACCGTCTGA
- the argH gene encoding argininosuccinate lyase, giving the protein MSSNSGDVRLWGGRFADGPAEALAKLSASVHFDWRLAPYDIAGSRAHARVLHAAGLLTEDELARMTAGLDRLEADVADGSFTGTIADEDVHTALERGLLERLGPDLGGKLRAGRSRNDQVATLFRMYLRDHARTVGGLIADLQDALIGLAEAHPDVAMPGRTHLQHAQPVLFAHHVLAHVQALSRDAERLRQWDERTAVSPYGSGALAGSSLGLDPEAVAEDLGFEHGSAGNSIDGTASRDFVAEFAFITAMIGVNVSRIAEEIIIWNTKEFSFVTLHDAFSTGSSIMPQKKNPDIAELARGKSGRLIGNLTGLMATLKALPLAYNRDLQEDKEPVFDSIDQLEILLPAFTGMMATLTVHRERMEELAPAGFSLATDIAEWLVRQGVPFRVAHEVAGECVKVAEADGKELDELTDEQFAKISAHLTPEVRTVLNVPGALASRSGRGGTAPGAVAVQLAEVKADVAGQHAWASAKK; this is encoded by the coding sequence GTGAGCAGCAACAGCGGTGACGTCCGGCTCTGGGGCGGCCGTTTCGCCGACGGGCCCGCCGAGGCACTGGCGAAGCTGTCCGCGTCCGTCCACTTCGACTGGCGTCTCGCGCCCTACGACATCGCCGGTTCGCGTGCCCACGCGCGCGTGTTGCACGCGGCGGGGCTGCTCACCGAGGACGAGCTGGCCCGGATGACCGCCGGGCTCGACCGGCTCGAAGCGGACGTCGCCGACGGCTCCTTCACCGGCACCATCGCCGACGAGGACGTCCACACCGCCCTGGAGCGCGGCCTGCTGGAGCGGCTCGGCCCCGACCTGGGCGGCAAGCTCCGCGCCGGGCGCTCCCGCAACGACCAGGTGGCGACCCTGTTCCGCATGTACCTGCGTGACCACGCCCGGACCGTCGGCGGCCTGATCGCCGACCTCCAGGACGCGCTGATCGGCCTCGCCGAGGCCCACCCGGACGTCGCGATGCCCGGCCGTACCCACCTCCAGCACGCCCAGCCGGTGCTCTTCGCGCACCACGTCCTCGCCCACGTCCAGGCGCTGTCCCGGGACGCGGAGCGGCTGCGCCAGTGGGACGAGCGCACGGCCGTGTCGCCGTACGGCTCGGGCGCCCTGGCCGGATCCTCCCTCGGCCTGGACCCGGAGGCGGTCGCCGAGGACCTCGGCTTCGAGCACGGCAGCGCCGGCAACTCCATCGACGGCACGGCCTCCCGCGACTTCGTGGCGGAGTTCGCCTTCATCACCGCGATGATCGGAGTGAACGTCTCCCGGATCGCCGAGGAGATCATCATCTGGAACACGAAGGAGTTCTCCTTCGTGACCCTGCACGACGCCTTCTCCACCGGTTCGTCGATCATGCCGCAGAAGAAGAACCCGGACATCGCCGAGCTGGCCCGCGGCAAGTCCGGCCGCCTCATCGGCAACCTGACCGGCCTGATGGCCACCCTCAAGGCCCTCCCGCTCGCGTACAACCGCGACCTCCAGGAGGACAAGGAGCCGGTCTTCGACTCCATCGACCAGTTGGAGATCCTGCTCCCCGCCTTCACCGGCATGATGGCCACCCTGACCGTGCACCGCGAGCGGATGGAGGAGCTGGCCCCGGCCGGGTTCTCGCTCGCCACCGACATCGCCGAGTGGCTGGTCAGGCAGGGCGTGCCGTTCCGCGTCGCGCACGAGGTCGCCGGCGAGTGCGTGAAGGTGGCCGAGGCCGACGGCAAGGAACTGGACGAGCTGACCGACGAGCAGTTCGCGAAGATCTCCGCCCACCTGACCCCCGAGGTGCGCACCGTCCTCAACGTCCCCGGCGCCCTCGCCTCCCGCAGCGGCCGCGGCGGTACTGCCCCCGGCGCGGTCGCCGTCCAGCTCGCCGAGGTGAAGGCGGACGTGGCCGGCCAGCACGCGTGGGCGAGCGCGAAGAAGTAG